CCAGCATAATACAATCTTTATGTCAACTCAACAAGGTGTTTTCGAGTTGTATCAACTAACAAATGCGGTAATTACAAATAACGTTTTCTACAGTGTAGGTTCAGCAAGTCAACCGACTTCGTGGGGGTGGAATCCAGGCAGTTGGTTTACCGGTGCGATTGTTTTAGATACTCTTTCGGCAACGCTCAAAGGACCTGCATTTAACCTCACAGAGGCCGACCGGCATATTACCATCACGAATAATGCTTATTACTGGCCTACTGAGATTCAAAATGCATGGACAACTCTTAGTCTTTCTACCCAGCAATTAATCGGAGCTCGTCCTGGCATGCTTACAGATAAAACAACATGGCCCCATATCAACGTCTCAGACAACGACAGCACAGATCCGGGGTTTAATGCGACGCTCCTTTCTCAATCAATCACAAATATGCTCACCTTGGTTGATACGGCGTATGGTGGTACTGCCAGCGGGACGGCAGGTGGTTATCGTCCATACGTTTATCCGCTGGCCCTCCCCACTGATACAATCAAATGGACAAATGTTGCGCCAAACTGGGCAGCGACACAGGGTTATCCAGTCCCAGAAAATCTGCGATATTCAAATACGACTTTTCAGACTGCAGGTACTGATGGAAAAGCTTTAGGCGATTTGAATTGGTTCCCAGAACAGTTGATTGGAGTCCACCAGACTTCAAATGTGATACCCTCGGAGTTCAATTTGAGTCAGAACTATCCGAATCCGTTCAACCCCTCCACAAACATCAAAGTCAGTCTGTCGCACGCTGGCGTGATGAGCCTTACTATTTACAACGTGCTCGGACAGGTGGTGCAAGTCGTTGACCAGGGTCGCAAGGTAGCAGGAGAATATACCTACAACGTGAACCTGGATAGGTTTGCGAGCGGTGTCTATTTCTATACGCTTCGGGAAGAGACGAACTCTATTACTAAAAAGATGCTTCTCCTTAAGTAACATGGATGGATCATGCCTGCAGTTTCTCCCCAATTACTCTCGCACTGCAGGCTCCTCCATGTGTGATTAGGGATTTCTTTAAAGATCAGACATTGCACTGAGGGTACTCTCCGGAATAATGCAATATGAGTTCGAGTCGGAGAGCCCCCTCCGTGCTGGATAAGGAAACGTTAATGAAATTTCTCAGGTGTCACTGCAATGCACGGAGACTTGTGCGATCGTTACGCGCACCGTCTTTTCTGCTCTTTCCATCTCATTTCATTTCGACTGGAGCGGCAAATCTAGTGGCTCAGATCATTTTAGTTGTAAGCAAAAACTCGAATAGGGTCTAAAAGGGAGCAGAAAACGCTTCGATAGCCGTGGAGAGTTTAGAACACTGAGGATTTCGTTGAGAAGGGATAGGTTGGACAATGGAAAGTTATTCGATGAATAAGCAATCAGCCGTGAGAAGAGTGACAGCATCGATCGAGGTTTTTTACACATCGGCGAAATCATTTAGTATGCTAGCCGTCTTCTGTTTATTGACGCTTCAGCCTTTGAGGGTCATGGCACAATTTGCAAACGGGGCGGATGTCGGCTGGTTGTCGCAAATGGAAGCTGATAGGTATGTATTTAAAGATGACTCAGGAATTCAAAAGAACTGCCTGGATATTCTGAAAGAAAAAGGAATCAATGCGCTGAGGTTCAGAGTGTGGGTCAATCCGAGCGGCGCATACTGCAGCAAAAAGGACGTAGCATACATGGCGCACCGAGCGGACAGCATGGGTTTTAGTCTGCTGATAGATTTCCACTGCAGCGATACCTGGGCTGACCCGAGCCACCAGGCAAAGCCTGCGGCGTGGGCAAATGATCCTCTGCCGAAGCTGCTCACAGATCTTTATAATCATGTTTACAGCGTATTGGATACACTTAAATCGCTTGGTGTGGTTCCTAAATGGGTGCAGATAGGGA
Above is a genomic segment from Candidatus Acidiferrales bacterium containing:
- a CDS encoding T9SS type A sorting domain-containing protein, with amino-acid sequence MKTILKLFVLITVAMLLLPRSTMSATVPDTVRVWANPSTWPAGSLNDVVNSDTVAGGYVKPNTVFLLQQTGTLDSVYYVTAPISAKGSVTIIGKINPKSGHPPVIAPYINTDNSSIGDYFEPQGNDTLTLKGLYFIGTRPDGASNTGRFVNPTGDHNTFIFDHCILENITGPQHTPNLFDTWAHAHCSFYITNCEFRNNQDDAVGNPGFAWIEVSDSAGVPCDTAYFHNNTFFFNGGLVLGGGGFTCYKLDFQHNTIFMSTQQGVFELYQLTNAVITNNVFYSVGSASQPTSWGWNPGSWFTGAIVLDTLSATLKGPAFNLTEADRHITITNNAYYWPTEIQNAWTTLSLSTQQLIGARPGMLTDKTTWPHINVSDNDSTDPGFNATLLSQSITNMLTLVDTAYGGTASGTAGGYRPYVYPLALPTDTIKWTNVAPNWAATQGYPVPENLRYSNTTFQTAGTDGKALGDLNWFPEQLIGVHQTSNVIPSEFNLSQNYPNPFNPSTNIKVSLSHAGVMSLTIYNVLGQVVQVVDQGRKVAGEYTYNVNLDRFASGVYFYTLREETNSITKKMLLLK